A genomic region of Salinibacter pepae contains the following coding sequences:
- a CDS encoding M14 metallopeptidase family protein, which produces MRPAVRPRLGLAVCALLVLPVTALAQPSDALQSPATFLGYALGEQFTPHHRVVDYVRHVAEHSPRVAHRRYGTSVEGRPLLLATVTAPENHDRIETLRRDNRRRAGLADGPPQAEPTAVVWLSYGVHGNESVSTEAALRTLYALGNPQNERTGTWLGNTVVLLDPLLNPDGRARYVQWYKRMTGDQPNARPAAREHHEPWPGGRTNHYYFDLNRDWAWGTQPETRHRLDAYHRWMPHVHVDFHEMGVNEPYYFAPGAAPYHENLTEWQRDFQFTIGRNHADYFDENGWLYFTEEVFDLFYPGYGDTWPLFNGAIGMTYEQGGSGRAGRAIVTAEGDTLTLLDRLRRHHTTGLSTVEATAEHHERVVQQFADYYASAQEAPPGEYRTYVVRRDAQGHRLAALADHLDRQRIRYGYVTDPQTVRGRSYRRGETEQARLQEGDLLVNAAQPKARLAKVLLEPTTTIVDSLTYDITAWSLPYAYGLEALALPESIAPDTNAAPASPASMTGDTDAPYAYVTPWTSRADARFAAALLDEGLRLRFATESFTVDDRSFEPGALILTRAGNTNRTGRFDAAVRRLAEAHDQSLHGASTGFTAQGPDFGSDNVGFVEAPHVAALSGAPTSPSRAGEVWHFFDRQLDYPVTLLPADDFEASMLDNVDVLVLPDGRYGEWFTDARAEALTGWVRQGGRLIAMGAATDALADQGAYALTRKTADATDAAGDDALTSYDAQTRRRLSGATPGSIHRVRLDDSHPLGFGLEPPYFTLKRNDDAFAYLDSGHTVGALEAPAPVDGFMGHEAQRAIDDTFLFGTQPLGDGQVTYFVDNPLFRGFWYNGQMLFANAVFFVGNG; this is translated from the coding sequence ATGCGCCCTGCCGTTCGCCCCCGCCTCGGCCTCGCGGTTTGTGCCCTTCTGGTTCTCCCCGTCACGGCCCTGGCCCAGCCGTCGGACGCCCTGCAGTCCCCTGCCACCTTCCTGGGCTACGCGCTCGGGGAGCAGTTTACGCCGCACCACCGGGTCGTGGACTACGTGCGGCACGTGGCCGAGCACTCGCCCCGGGTGGCCCACCGCCGGTACGGGACGTCGGTGGAGGGCCGTCCCCTCCTTCTCGCCACTGTGACCGCCCCCGAGAACCACGACCGCATCGAGACGCTTCGTCGGGACAACCGGAGGCGCGCCGGGCTGGCCGACGGCCCCCCTCAGGCCGAGCCCACCGCCGTCGTCTGGCTCAGCTACGGGGTGCACGGCAACGAGTCCGTCTCCACCGAGGCGGCGCTCCGCACCCTCTACGCCCTCGGCAATCCCCAAAACGAGCGGACGGGCACCTGGCTCGGCAACACGGTGGTGTTGCTTGATCCGCTCCTGAATCCGGACGGCCGCGCCCGGTACGTGCAGTGGTACAAGCGCATGACCGGGGACCAGCCCAACGCCCGTCCCGCCGCCCGGGAGCACCACGAGCCCTGGCCCGGCGGCCGCACGAACCACTACTACTTCGACCTCAACCGCGACTGGGCCTGGGGCACGCAACCGGAGACGCGCCACCGGCTCGACGCCTACCACCGCTGGATGCCGCACGTGCACGTCGACTTCCACGAGATGGGCGTGAACGAGCCGTACTACTTCGCCCCCGGCGCCGCCCCCTACCACGAAAACCTGACCGAGTGGCAGCGCGACTTTCAGTTTACCATCGGCCGCAACCACGCCGACTACTTCGACGAGAACGGCTGGCTCTACTTCACCGAGGAGGTCTTCGACCTGTTCTATCCCGGCTACGGCGACACGTGGCCCCTCTTCAACGGCGCCATCGGCATGACCTACGAGCAGGGCGGCTCCGGCCGGGCCGGGCGCGCCATTGTGACCGCCGAGGGCGATACGCTCACGCTGCTCGACCGCCTCCGCCGCCACCACACCACCGGCCTCTCCACCGTGGAGGCCACGGCCGAGCACCACGAGCGGGTGGTCCAGCAGTTTGCGGACTACTACGCGTCGGCCCAGGAGGCCCCGCCCGGCGAGTACCGGACCTACGTCGTGCGACGGGACGCGCAGGGGCACCGGCTCGCGGCCCTCGCCGACCACCTCGACCGACAACGCATCCGCTACGGCTACGTCACGGACCCGCAAACGGTGCGCGGGCGCAGCTACCGCCGCGGCGAGACCGAGCAGGCGCGTCTCCAGGAGGGCGACCTCCTCGTGAATGCGGCCCAGCCGAAGGCCCGCCTCGCGAAAGTGCTCCTGGAACCGACGACCACCATCGTCGACTCCCTGACGTACGACATCACCGCCTGGAGCCTGCCGTACGCCTACGGCCTGGAGGCCCTCGCGCTTCCGGAGTCGATTGCCCCCGACACCAACGCCGCCCCGGCCTCGCCCGCGTCGATGACCGGCGACACGGACGCCCCCTACGCCTACGTCACCCCCTGGACGAGCCGGGCCGACGCCCGCTTCGCGGCGGCGCTGCTCGACGAGGGCCTTCGCCTCCGGTTCGCCACGGAGTCGTTCACGGTGGACGATCGTTCCTTCGAACCAGGCGCCCTCATCCTCACCCGTGCCGGAAATACGAACCGGACCGGCCGCTTCGACGCGGCGGTGCGCCGGCTGGCCGAGGCCCACGACCAGTCGCTCCACGGCGCCTCGACCGGGTTTACCGCACAGGGGCCGGACTTCGGGTCCGACAACGTCGGGTTCGTGGAGGCCCCGCACGTGGCCGCCCTCTCGGGCGCCCCCACGAGCCCGTCCCGCGCTGGGGAGGTGTGGCACTTCTTCGACCGGCAGCTCGACTATCCCGTCACGCTCCTGCCGGCCGACGACTTTGAGGCCTCGATGCTGGACAACGTGGACGTGCTGGTGCTCCCGGACGGGCGGTACGGCGAGTGGTTCACCGACGCGCGGGCGGAGGCCCTCACGGGCTGGGTGCGGCAGGGTGGGCGCCTCATCGCCATGGGCGCCGCCACCGACGCCCTCGCGGACCAGGGCGCGTACGCCCTCACCCGAAAAACGGCCGACGCCACGGACGCGGCCGGGGACGACGCGCTCACGTCCTACGACGCCCAGACGCGGCGGCGCCTGTCCGGCGCCACCCCCGGCAGCATTCATCGCGTGCGGCTGGACGACTCCCATCCGCTCGGGTTCGGCCTTGAGCCTCCGTACTTCACGCTCAAGCGCAACGACGACGCGTTCGCGTACCTCGATTCCGGCCACACCGTGGGCGCCCTTGAGGCCCCGGCTCCCGTCGACGGCTTCATGGGCCACGAGGCGCAGCGGGCCATTGACGACACGTTCCTCTTCGGCACGCAGCCACTCGGGGACGGCCAGGTGACCTACTTCGTCGACAACCCCCTCTTCCGGGGCTTCTGGTACAACGGGCAGATGCTCTTCGCCAACGCCGTCTTCTTCGTGGGAAACGGGTAA
- a CDS encoding Lrp/AsnC family transcriptional regulator, with translation MVTAIVLLDTKRGKVNEVADALAALDGITEVHSVAGRVDLVAMLRVAENEALADLVTNEIRQVEGITDTETLIGFRVHSSHDLENMFGVGMD, from the coding sequence ATGGTCACCGCAATCGTTCTGCTCGACACCAAGCGCGGCAAAGTCAACGAGGTGGCCGACGCGCTCGCGGCCCTCGACGGCATCACGGAGGTCCATTCCGTGGCGGGGCGCGTCGACCTCGTCGCCATGTTGCGCGTCGCCGAGAACGAGGCGCTCGCCGACCTCGTGACGAACGAGATTCGTCAGGTGGAGGGCATCACCGACACCGAGACGCTCATCGGCTTCCGCGTGCACTCCAGCCACGACCTGGAAAACATGTTCGGGGTCGGGATGGACTAA
- a CDS encoding GIY-YIG nuclease family protein translates to MSPLSSTNEASAGGHYVYVIECSDGTYYTGYTTDVERRVDEHNDGTAAKYTRGRRPVTLVHVESYDSQSAAMQREYAIKQLRRAAKEELVQTDANPAP, encoded by the coding sequence ATGTCCCCTTTGTCCTCGACGAATGAAGCGTCCGCCGGCGGGCACTACGTGTACGTCATCGAGTGCAGCGACGGCACCTACTACACCGGCTACACGACGGACGTGGAGCGGCGGGTGGACGAACACAACGACGGCACCGCGGCCAAGTACACCCGCGGACGACGACCAGTGACGCTCGTGCACGTCGAGTCGTACGACAGCCAGTCCGCCGCCATGCAGCGGGAGTACGCGATCAAGCAGTTGCGGCGGGCCGCGAAAGAGGAGCTCGTACAAACGGATGCGAACCCGGCCCCCTGA
- a CDS encoding acyl-CoA carboxylase subunit beta, which translates to MNAPDDAPADSSSGDARYEDLERRREEAAKGGGEARIERQHEKDKLTARERLDILLDDDSFEELGTFVRHQETNFGLDENRPAGDGVVTGYGTIHGRLVYVFSQDFTVYGGSLGRAHADKIVNVMEKALENGAPVIGLNDSGGARIQEGVKSLGGYADIFKLNTEASGVVPQISAIMGPCAGGAVYSPAITDFTLMVEDSSYMFVTGPNVVKTVTQEEVTANDLGGARTHATKSGVSHLTCSNDVDCLRRIRTLMSYLPQNCEEDPPRVPREEVENAHDGDALDALVPEDPNQPYDMRDVIRHLVDADDFFEIQPDFGENLITGFSRIGGRPVGIVANQPAVLAGTLDIDASIKGARFVRTCDAFNVPLLVMEDVPGFLPGTDQEWNGIIKHGAKLLYAFCEATVPRITVITRKAYGGAYDVMNSKHIGGDLNFAWPTAEVAVMGPKSAVEIIYRDELDDADDAEAAKDDFVEQYRGRFATPYVAAEYGYVDDVIKPSETRERLVRGFDMLENKVVNNPRKKHGNMPL; encoded by the coding sequence ATGAATGCCCCCGACGACGCCCCCGCCGACTCGTCCTCCGGTGACGCCCGCTACGAAGACCTGGAGCGCCGCCGCGAGGAGGCCGCCAAGGGGGGCGGGGAGGCGCGCATCGAGCGCCAGCACGAGAAGGACAAGCTGACGGCCCGCGAGCGGCTCGACATCTTGCTCGACGACGACTCGTTCGAGGAACTGGGCACGTTCGTGCGTCACCAGGAGACCAACTTTGGCCTCGACGAGAACCGGCCCGCCGGCGACGGGGTGGTCACCGGCTACGGCACCATCCACGGCCGCCTCGTCTACGTCTTCAGCCAGGACTTCACCGTCTACGGCGGCTCGCTGGGCCGGGCGCACGCAGACAAGATCGTCAACGTGATGGAGAAGGCGCTCGAAAACGGCGCGCCCGTCATCGGCCTCAACGACTCCGGCGGCGCGCGCATCCAAGAGGGCGTGAAGAGCCTCGGGGGCTACGCGGACATCTTCAAGCTCAACACGGAGGCCTCGGGCGTCGTCCCGCAGATCTCGGCCATCATGGGGCCGTGCGCTGGGGGGGCGGTCTACAGCCCGGCGATTACCGACTTCACCCTCATGGTGGAGGACTCCAGCTACATGTTCGTGACGGGGCCGAACGTGGTGAAGACGGTCACGCAGGAGGAGGTAACGGCGAACGATCTGGGCGGGGCGCGCACCCACGCCACCAAGAGCGGCGTGAGCCACCTCACCTGCAGCAACGACGTGGACTGCCTCCGCCGCATCCGCACACTCATGAGCTACCTCCCGCAGAACTGCGAGGAGGACCCCCCACGGGTGCCGCGCGAGGAGGTGGAGAATGCGCACGACGGGGACGCACTGGACGCGCTGGTGCCGGAGGACCCGAACCAGCCCTACGACATGCGCGATGTGATCCGGCACCTCGTGGACGCGGACGACTTTTTTGAGATCCAGCCCGACTTTGGCGAGAACCTGATCACGGGCTTCTCCCGCATCGGGGGGCGGCCGGTGGGCATCGTGGCCAACCAGCCCGCCGTGCTGGCCGGGACGCTCGACATCGACGCCTCGATCAAGGGCGCCCGCTTCGTCCGCACCTGCGACGCCTTCAACGTGCCGCTGCTCGTGATGGAGGACGTGCCCGGCTTTCTTCCCGGCACCGACCAGGAGTGGAACGGCATCATCAAGCACGGGGCGAAGCTGCTCTACGCCTTCTGCGAGGCCACCGTCCCCCGCATCACCGTCATCACGCGCAAGGCGTACGGCGGGGCCTACGACGTAATGAACTCGAAGCACATCGGCGGCGACCTCAACTTTGCCTGGCCCACCGCCGAAGTGGCCGTGATGGGGCCGAAGAGCGCCGTCGAGATCATCTACCGCGACGAGCTGGACGATGCGGACGACGCGGAGGCGGCAAAGGACGACTTCGTGGAGCAGTACCGCGGCCGCTTCGCCACCCCCTACGTGGCGGCGGAGTACGGCTACGTCGACGACGTCATCAAGCCCAGTGAGACCCGCGAGCGCCTCGTCCGCGGGTTCGACATGCTGGAGAACAAGGTGGTCAACAACCCGCGCAAGAAGCACGGCAACATGCCGCTGTAA
- a CDS encoding CHRD domain-containing protein has translation MDVFRTSTLPILCLLPLALGVLVGCDSSDSGMNADQPLRQVSYDLSANSNDGALSNGVGATATFRELGPNQTLVTLELDGGITDTDVSHPAHIHSGAAGSGGNIAIYLSPIDGTGGGGTSARVVDRPYDDLTSFDGYINIHESAANLGNVVAQGNIGANADGQTSEGLNVVDNPQSKTYSLSANSNGGSVAPDGIPGQVTFNEVTNGMTIVTWKLDVDGDGQYEDDATGASVSHPAHIHNGAAGSGGGIEIYLSPVDGTDSAARSSKLVDRSYDNLTSFDGYVNVHQSAAKLGNVVAQGNIGANASGGDGSGGGGGGGGGGGGY, from the coding sequence ATGGACGTCTTCCGTACTTCCACCCTCCCAATCCTCTGCCTTCTTCCACTGGCCCTCGGGGTGCTGGTCGGCTGTGACAGCAGCGATTCGGGGATGAATGCAGATCAGCCTCTCCGCCAAGTGAGCTACGACCTGTCGGCCAACTCCAACGACGGGGCGCTCTCCAACGGCGTGGGCGCCACGGCCACGTTTCGGGAACTCGGCCCCAACCAGACGCTCGTCACGCTTGAACTCGACGGTGGGATCACAGACACGGACGTCTCGCATCCCGCGCACATCCACAGCGGCGCTGCCGGATCAGGGGGCAACATTGCGATTTACCTTAGTCCGATTGACGGCACTGGTGGAGGCGGCACGAGCGCCCGGGTCGTGGACCGCCCCTACGACGATTTGACGAGCTTCGACGGGTACATCAACATCCACGAGAGCGCTGCGAACCTCGGCAATGTCGTCGCGCAGGGCAACATTGGGGCCAACGCCGACGGCCAGACTAGCGAAGGCCTCAACGTAGTGGACAACCCTCAATCAAAGACGTACTCACTGTCCGCCAACTCAAACGGTGGCAGCGTCGCTCCGGACGGCATTCCGGGCCAAGTTACGTTTAACGAGGTGACCAACGGAATGACAATCGTCACCTGGAAGCTCGATGTCGACGGTGACGGGCAGTACGAGGACGATGCAACGGGAGCGAGCGTATCCCACCCGGCGCACATCCACAACGGCGCCGCCGGATCGGGAGGGGGCATCGAAATCTACCTCAGCCCTGTTGACGGCACCGACTCTGCGGCTCGGAGCAGCAAGCTCGTCGACCGCTCTTACGACAATCTGACGAGCTTCGACGGCTACGTTAACGTTCACCAGAGTGCCGCGAAGCTTGGCAATGTCGTCGCCCAAGGCAACATCGGCGCCAATGCCAGTGGCGGCGACGGGAGCGGCGGGGGCGGCGGTGGAGGTGGGGGCGGCGGCGGATACTAA
- a CDS encoding fasciclin domain-containing protein has product MAPSPPRSRPRDLAEILGNENATFTVFAPANPAFDNVDVESLTNNPDLLRDLLNFHVVQGEVLTASDLEGRESVTTVEGQKLQIGSENGTLGAGLSLVNNPTTNTKELTAQSNNGAFSNGVPGQLQLLELTADQTLVTVRLDPDGDGDFEDGPTQGSLQEATVSHPAHIYGSGGAIQAYLSPVDGSDPAARGSQIVPNDAFNSDGIYVNVHGSAANLQNIVSQGDVGSSGGSGGY; this is encoded by the coding sequence TTGGCACCCTCGCCTCCGCGCTCCAGGCCGCGGGATCTCGCCGAAATCCTTGGCAATGAGAATGCCACCTTTACGGTCTTTGCCCCGGCCAATCCGGCGTTCGACAACGTCGACGTGGAAAGCCTGACCAACAACCCGGACCTTCTTCGGGACCTCTTGAACTTCCACGTCGTGCAGGGGGAGGTGCTCACCGCCAGCGACCTGGAGGGGCGCGAGAGCGTCACGACCGTTGAGGGCCAGAAGCTCCAAATCGGATCTGAGAATGGCACACTCGGGGCTGGACTCTCGCTGGTCAATAACCCGACGACGAACACGAAAGAGCTGACCGCCCAGTCCAACAACGGCGCCTTTTCGAACGGCGTGCCCGGTCAGTTGCAGCTTCTGGAGCTCACAGCCGATCAGACCCTCGTCACTGTCCGGCTCGACCCGGATGGCGACGGCGATTTTGAGGATGGACCGACGCAGGGATCGCTTCAGGAGGCCACCGTTTCCCACCCGGCCCACATCTACGGCTCAGGGGGAGCCATTCAGGCGTACCTGAGCCCGGTGGACGGGTCCGATCCCGCGGCGCGAGGCAGCCAAATTGTGCCGAACGACGCTTTCAACAGCGACGGCATCTACGTGAACGTGCACGGGAGTGCCGCCAACCTGCAGAACATCGTCTCTCAGGGTGACGTGGGCTCCAGCGGGGGAAGCGGCGGCTACTAA
- a CDS encoding RNA polymerase sigma factor, which produces MTMPPSSSEDSTPRPGAAPRAGASPPEDDELSFDVLRNRLGTGDEAAFERIFRRLSEPVFRFVCGMVQDEALAHDITQDTFAKLWSIRDRMDTVDSLRAYVFQMARNRVYNHQRDEAVRRDNEQDVRDAHPDASPPAPDETLDADLLRSLLERWIAELPDRQREALTLRRQKDLSHDEIAEIMDVSPNTVNNHIVRAMRTLRERLGEYRPDVRSEP; this is translated from the coding sequence ATGACGATGCCTCCCTCCTCGTCTGAGGATTCGACGCCCCGGCCCGGCGCTGCGCCGCGGGCGGGTGCTTCGCCCCCGGAAGACGACGAGCTCTCCTTCGACGTCTTGCGGAACCGTCTTGGGACGGGTGACGAGGCGGCCTTCGAGCGCATTTTTCGGCGGCTCTCCGAACCGGTCTTTCGCTTCGTGTGCGGCATGGTGCAGGATGAGGCTCTCGCCCACGACATCACGCAGGACACATTTGCGAAGCTCTGGTCGATTCGCGACCGGATGGACACGGTCGACTCGCTTCGGGCCTACGTTTTCCAGATGGCCCGAAATCGCGTGTACAACCATCAGCGCGACGAGGCGGTACGCCGCGATAATGAGCAGGACGTGCGGGACGCCCATCCCGATGCCTCCCCGCCCGCTCCGGACGAGACCCTCGACGCCGATCTGCTTCGGTCCCTGCTCGAACGATGGATCGCAGAACTGCCCGACCGGCAGCGTGAGGCATTGACGCTGCGCCGGCAGAAGGACCTCAGTCACGACGAGATCGCCGAGATCATGGACGTGTCGCCAAACACGGTCAACAACCACATCGTCCGGGCCATGCGTACCCTGCGCGAGCGTCTTGGTGAATACCGTCCAGATGTACGGTCCGAGCCGTGA
- a CDS encoding FecR family protein: MPSLSSHSDDPADGGDEKQDDERIWRLLQRTDDERADAYNVDEEWDQLAGRLDLNAADAEGGPSDTSSPSRRAHDRPARAPGSAAGWRPRRTQVLTVAALVLCLVGGGALWWSQPASVTAAAGERTSVALPDGSTVELNGGTTIEYARGFSTLPLVEASAREVRLEGEAFFSVVDGDRPFRVETPNAQVEVLGTEFHVHARPQDDTPETRVAVASGEVRVAGTSSETGAVVLDERGEASRVSGRNAPPSAPTPTDLKYVQAWRTGGFGLAEASLPAILRELELRFGVSLRLRVPAAKTDTMTLHYARDARLEDVLRDVCIVQGLTYRETSQGYELVRD; this comes from the coding sequence ATGCCCTCGCTTTCTTCCCATTCTGACGACCCGGCCGACGGTGGCGACGAGAAGCAGGACGATGAACGCATCTGGCGCCTCCTACAGCGCACCGACGATGAGCGGGCCGATGCGTACAACGTAGATGAGGAATGGGACCAGCTTGCCGGCCGCCTCGACCTCAACGCTGCCGACGCGGAGGGGGGGCCCTCCGACACGTCCTCCCCGTCGCGCCGGGCCCACGACCGCCCCGCTCGGGCTCCGGGCTCCGCAGCCGGTTGGCGCCCGCGCCGGACGCAGGTCCTAACGGTCGCGGCGCTCGTGCTCTGTCTCGTCGGGGGCGGTGCCCTGTGGTGGAGCCAGCCGGCCTCCGTAACCGCGGCGGCCGGGGAGCGCACCTCCGTCGCCCTGCCGGACGGCTCGACCGTCGAGTTGAACGGCGGCACGACGATCGAATATGCGCGGGGCTTCTCCACGCTTCCACTGGTAGAGGCCTCCGCCCGCGAGGTTCGGCTGGAAGGGGAGGCCTTCTTCTCCGTTGTGGACGGGGACCGGCCCTTCCGGGTCGAGACTCCAAACGCCCAGGTGGAGGTGCTCGGGACCGAATTTCACGTTCATGCCCGTCCGCAGGACGACACACCGGAGACCCGCGTGGCCGTTGCCAGCGGCGAAGTACGGGTCGCGGGAACCTCCTCGGAGACCGGAGCGGTCGTGCTCGATGAGCGCGGCGAGGCGAGCCGAGTGTCCGGGCGGAACGCCCCCCCGAGCGCCCCGACCCCCACCGACCTCAAGTACGTGCAGGCCTGGCGGACCGGCGGCTTCGGACTGGCGGAGGCGTCGCTCCCGGCCATTTTGCGCGAGTTGGAGCTCCGCTTCGGCGTGTCGCTCCGCCTTAGGGTGCCTGCGGCCAAGACCGACACGATGACGCTCCACTACGCCCGAGATGCTCGCCTGGAGGACGTGCTCCGCGACGTTTGCATCGTACAGGGCCTCACCTACCGCGAGACGAGCCAGGGATACGAGCTGGTTCGGGACTGA